A window of Pedococcus aerophilus contains these coding sequences:
- a CDS encoding Fur family transcriptional regulator has translation MTTTSAGHPDALAQLLREGGLRVTRPRVAVLAAVNAHPHADTDSLIAAARREVPEVSHQTVYDCLGALTRSGLVRRIQPPGSVARYESRIGDNHHHVVCRSCGAIADVDCAVGHAPCLTASDDHGFTIDEAEVVYRGLCPDCAAAPTP, from the coding sequence ATGACCACGACGTCAGCCGGGCACCCCGACGCCTTGGCGCAGCTGCTGCGCGAGGGGGGCCTGCGGGTGACCCGCCCCAGGGTCGCGGTCCTCGCCGCGGTCAACGCGCACCCGCACGCCGACACGGACTCGCTCATCGCCGCCGCCCGTCGCGAGGTGCCTGAGGTGTCCCACCAGACCGTCTACGACTGCCTCGGCGCCCTCACCCGGTCGGGGCTCGTGCGCCGGATCCAGCCGCCGGGGTCGGTGGCGAGGTACGAGTCGCGGATCGGCGACAACCACCACCACGTCGTGTGCCGGTCCTGCGGGGCCATCGCCGACGTCGACTGCGCCGTCGGCCACGCGCCGTGCCTCACGGCCTCGGACGACCACGGCTTCACCATCGACGAGGCCGAGGTCGTCTACCGCGGCCTGTGCCCCGACTGCGCCGCCGCGCCCACCCCCTGA
- a CDS encoding HNH endonuclease signature motif containing protein, translating into MSTTPSPPSTASFGGEGRPVLGPAGVALEALGRSGTDRLWVLGDEEVAAALRVLSEVVAGARAQFVAVLAEAKSRGLGAGQGWGAVDWVRAVAPSTPTRDVLDADVVASVVSDSARPTGADHRLDEVVDAVAAAASGCPTSRADALSVGKAAQICRFHRGVRGMAEPDALAGATTTLVSAARGGGGLTETKLAVAIRHAGEVARPDGAVERDAQVRRDHRSLVKGRGPVGMSRYTLVLDEEGSAIVDAAVDALARPRRDEDTGELDTRTPAARRADALLDLVTRAVSAPDGAPRQAKTSLVVTVPLDVLTGNARGAGATMDDGLLTVGAVRRLACDAQVIPVVLGTHGEVLDQGMARRLFDRAQVRHLWLRDRHCTFPGCSKPAAWADAHHLVHWVDDGPTDIDNAALLCRAHHTVVHTYRYGGRLVRDGGRPRIEWDLTPGSYDSALKDFRDRRRRLPRLLPATA; encoded by the coding sequence ATGTCGACCACTCCCAGTCCGCCCTCCACCGCCTCGTTCGGTGGCGAAGGGCGTCCCGTGCTGGGCCCCGCGGGCGTCGCGCTGGAGGCATTGGGCCGGTCCGGGACGGACCGGCTCTGGGTGCTGGGCGACGAGGAGGTCGCTGCAGCCCTCAGGGTGCTGAGCGAGGTCGTGGCCGGCGCACGGGCGCAGTTCGTGGCGGTGCTCGCCGAGGCCAAGAGCCGCGGTCTGGGTGCCGGCCAGGGATGGGGTGCGGTGGACTGGGTGCGCGCCGTGGCACCGTCGACACCGACACGGGACGTGCTCGATGCGGACGTCGTGGCGTCGGTCGTGTCGGACTCGGCGCGTCCGACCGGCGCGGACCACCGTCTGGACGAGGTGGTCGACGCGGTCGCGGCGGCCGCCTCGGGGTGCCCCACATCGAGGGCGGACGCGTTGTCCGTCGGGAAGGCCGCGCAGATCTGCCGCTTCCACCGCGGGGTCCGCGGGATGGCGGAGCCGGACGCCTTGGCCGGCGCCACGACCACGCTGGTCTCCGCTGCCCGTGGAGGCGGTGGGCTGACCGAGACGAAGCTCGCGGTCGCGATCCGGCACGCCGGAGAGGTGGCCCGCCCCGACGGTGCGGTCGAGCGCGACGCGCAGGTCCGCCGCGACCACCGGTCCCTGGTCAAGGGTAGGGGTCCCGTGGGGATGAGCAGGTACACGCTCGTCCTGGACGAGGAGGGCTCCGCGATCGTCGACGCTGCGGTCGACGCCCTCGCACGGCCCCGACGCGACGAGGACACCGGGGAGCTCGATACCCGCACCCCCGCTGCTCGGAGGGCAGACGCCTTGCTGGATCTCGTGACGCGGGCTGTGTCGGCCCCGGACGGCGCGCCACGGCAGGCCAAGACATCCCTGGTGGTCACGGTTCCGTTGGACGTGCTCACCGGGAACGCGCGGGGTGCCGGTGCCACGATGGACGACGGGCTGCTCACGGTCGGGGCGGTGCGCAGGCTGGCCTGCGACGCACAGGTCATCCCGGTCGTGCTCGGCACCCACGGCGAGGTCCTCGACCAGGGCATGGCCAGACGGCTGTTCGACCGTGCCCAGGTGCGCCACCTGTGGCTCAGGGACAGGCACTGCACGTTCCCAGGATGCTCTAAGCCTGCCGCGTGGGCGGATGCGCATCACCTGGTCCACTGGGTCGACGACGGCCCGACCGACATCGACAACGCCGCCTTGCTCTGCCGGGCGCACCACACGGTGGTCCACACCTACCGATACGGCGGACGCCTCGTGCGCGACGGCGGCAGACCTCGGATCGAGTGGGACCTGACCCCGGGCTCCTACGACTCCGCGCTCAAGGACTTCCGTGACCGGCGGCGAAGACTGCCCCGCCTCCTGCCCGCCACTGCCTGA
- a CDS encoding acetyl-CoA C-acetyltransferase yields the protein MAAPAKPRRAAVIGGNRIPFARANSTYAKASNQDMLTASLEGLVARFGLAGEPVGEVAAGAVLKHSRDFNLTREAVLGSSLAPTTPAYDVQQACGTGLEATILVANKIALGQVESGIAGGTDTASDAPIAVNEGLRDALLALNRAKTPGQRLKAVARLRPGQVVPEIPRNVEPRTGLSMGEHMAQTAAQWGITREAQDELAVNSHRNLAAAYDRGFFDDLLTPYLGLTRDQNLRADSSVDKLAKLKPVFGRGNDATMTAANSTPLTDGASVVLLGSDAWAAERGLPVLAHLVDAQTAAVDYVTGNEGLLMAPAYALPRLLERHGMKLQDFDLVEIHEAFAATVLCTLAAWESESFCRDRLGLDAPIGALDRSKLNVNGSSLAAGHPFAATGGRIVASLAKSLQEKGSGARGLISICAAGGQGVMAILEAA from the coding sequence GTGGCCGCACCAGCGAAGCCCCGTCGCGCCGCCGTCATCGGCGGCAACCGCATCCCGTTCGCGCGGGCCAACAGCACCTATGCCAAGGCCTCCAACCAGGACATGCTCACCGCGTCGCTCGAGGGCCTCGTGGCCCGGTTCGGCCTCGCGGGCGAGCCGGTCGGTGAGGTCGCCGCGGGGGCGGTCCTCAAGCACAGCCGCGACTTCAACCTCACCCGTGAGGCGGTGCTCGGCTCCAGCCTGGCGCCGACGACGCCGGCCTACGACGTGCAGCAGGCCTGCGGCACCGGTCTCGAGGCGACGATCCTCGTCGCCAACAAGATCGCCCTCGGCCAGGTCGAGTCCGGCATCGCCGGTGGCACCGACACGGCGTCCGACGCCCCCATCGCGGTCAACGAGGGGTTGCGCGATGCGCTGCTCGCGCTCAACCGTGCCAAGACCCCCGGCCAGCGGCTCAAGGCGGTCGCCCGCCTGCGGCCCGGACAGGTCGTGCCCGAGATCCCCCGCAACGTCGAGCCGCGCACCGGCCTGTCGATGGGGGAGCACATGGCCCAGACGGCTGCCCAGTGGGGCATCACCCGCGAGGCCCAGGACGAGCTCGCGGTCAACAGCCACCGCAACCTCGCGGCCGCCTACGACCGGGGCTTCTTCGACGACCTGCTCACCCCCTACCTTGGGCTCACCCGCGACCAGAACCTGCGCGCCGACTCCTCGGTCGACAAGCTCGCCAAGCTCAAGCCGGTCTTCGGTCGCGGCAACGACGCGACCATGACGGCAGCCAACTCGACCCCGCTGACCGACGGCGCGTCGGTCGTGCTGCTCGGGAGCGACGCGTGGGCGGCCGAGCGCGGCCTGCCCGTGCTGGCCCACCTCGTCGACGCCCAGACCGCTGCGGTCGACTACGTCACCGGCAACGAGGGGCTGCTGATGGCGCCGGCGTACGCGTTGCCGCGGCTGCTCGAGCGCCACGGCATGAAGCTCCAGGACTTCGACCTCGTCGAGATCCACGAGGCGTTCGCGGCCACCGTGCTCTGCACGCTTGCGGCGTGGGAGAGCGAGTCGTTCTGCCGCGACCGGCTCGGCCTCGACGCGCCGATCGGGGCGCTGGACCGCAGCAAGCTCAACGTCAACGGTTCGTCGCTCGCAGCGGGTCACCCGTTCGCCGCCACCGGTGGGCGCATCGTGGCCTCTCTTGCCAAGTCGTTGCAGGAGAAGGGATCTGGCGCACGCGGCCTGATCTCCATCTGCGCGGCCGGCGGCCAGGGCGTCATGGCCATCCTCGAGGCGGCCTGA
- the katG gene encoding catalase/peroxidase HPI, with protein sequence MSEHNHESNTNAEGHETRVGEMNESDRKCPVVHNRAPEPAQGGGNRGWWPERLNVKILAKNPAVANPLGEDFDYGQAFLSLDLAEVKKDIAEVLTTSQDWWPADFGHYGPFMIRMAWHSAGTYRVQDGRGGAGAGQQRFAPLNSWPDNANLDKARRLLWPVKKKYGRNLSWADLMILTGNVALETMGFETFGFAGGRADVWEPDEDVYWGPETEWLGAERYTGDRELENPLAAVQMGLIYVNPEGPDGEPDPLRSARDIRDTFGRMAMNDEETVALIAGGHTFGKTHGAANPDEFVSDEPEGAGIEQQGLGWKNSFGTGKGADTITSGIEVTWTTTPIQWSNNFFENLFGYEWELTKSPAGAHQWKPKDGAGEGTVPHAHDATKKIAPNFLTTDLALRVDPVYEKISRRFLENPAEFADAFARAWFKLTHRDMGPVARYLGPEVPSEELLWQDPLPAASGEQITSEDVAALKSAIADTGLSVSQLVSTAWAAASSFRGSDKRGGANGARIRLAPQNGWEVNNPAQLAGVLRALEGVQESFNAQGGRQVSLADLVVLAGGVGVEQAAKAAGRDIEVPFTPGRVDASQEQTDVESFAWLEPRADGFRNYPGKGHRLGAEYQLVDRANLLTLSAPEMTVLVGGLRVLGTNYDGSAHGVLTDAPGTLTNDFFVNLLDLGTQWAPTSEDSSTFEARDDSGQVRWTGTRADLVFGSNSELRALAEVYASDDAKDQFVDEFVAAWTKVMELDRFDVA encoded by the coding sequence ATGTCCGAGCACAACCACGAGAGCAACACCAACGCCGAGGGCCACGAGACCCGCGTCGGGGAGATGAACGAGAGCGACCGGAAGTGCCCGGTCGTCCACAACCGCGCGCCGGAGCCCGCTCAGGGTGGTGGCAACCGCGGCTGGTGGCCCGAGCGCCTCAACGTCAAGATCCTCGCCAAGAACCCCGCTGTCGCGAACCCGCTCGGTGAGGACTTCGACTACGGCCAGGCGTTCCTGTCCCTCGACCTCGCCGAGGTCAAGAAGGACATCGCCGAGGTCCTGACCACCTCCCAGGACTGGTGGCCGGCGGACTTCGGCCACTACGGCCCGTTCATGATCCGTATGGCGTGGCACAGCGCCGGCACGTACCGCGTGCAGGACGGTCGCGGTGGCGCCGGAGCCGGGCAGCAGCGGTTCGCCCCGCTCAACAGCTGGCCCGACAACGCCAACCTCGACAAGGCCCGTCGCCTGCTGTGGCCGGTCAAGAAGAAGTACGGCCGCAACCTCTCGTGGGCCGACCTGATGATCCTCACCGGCAACGTCGCCCTCGAGACGATGGGCTTCGAGACCTTCGGCTTCGCCGGTGGCCGCGCCGACGTGTGGGAGCCGGACGAGGACGTCTACTGGGGTCCGGAGACCGAGTGGCTCGGCGCCGAGCGCTACACCGGTGACCGCGAGCTCGAGAACCCGCTCGCCGCGGTCCAGATGGGCCTGATCTACGTCAACCCCGAGGGCCCCGACGGCGAGCCCGACCCGCTGCGGTCGGCCCGCGACATCCGCGACACGTTCGGCCGGATGGCGATGAACGACGAGGAGACCGTCGCGCTCATCGCCGGTGGTCACACCTTCGGCAAGACGCACGGCGCCGCGAACCCCGACGAGTTCGTCTCGGACGAGCCCGAGGGCGCCGGCATCGAGCAGCAGGGCCTGGGCTGGAAGAACAGCTTCGGCACCGGCAAGGGCGCCGACACCATCACCAGCGGCATCGAGGTCACGTGGACCACCACGCCGATCCAGTGGAGCAACAACTTCTTCGAGAACCTGTTCGGGTACGAGTGGGAGCTGACCAAGAGCCCCGCCGGCGCCCACCAGTGGAAGCCCAAGGACGGCGCCGGTGAGGGCACGGTCCCCCACGCCCACGACGCCACGAAGAAGATCGCGCCGAACTTCCTCACCACCGACCTCGCCCTGCGTGTCGACCCGGTCTACGAGAAGATCTCGCGCCGCTTCCTGGAGAACCCCGCCGAGTTCGCCGACGCCTTCGCCCGCGCGTGGTTCAAGCTGACCCACCGCGACATGGGCCCGGTCGCCCGCTACCTCGGCCCCGAGGTCCCCTCGGAGGAGCTCCTCTGGCAGGACCCGTTGCCCGCCGCGTCGGGTGAGCAGATCACGAGCGAGGACGTCGCCGCGCTCAAGTCGGCGATTGCCGACACCGGTCTCTCGGTGTCGCAGCTCGTCTCCACCGCGTGGGCCGCAGCCTCGTCCTTCCGCGGCAGCGACAAGCGGGGTGGCGCCAACGGCGCGCGCATCCGCCTCGCCCCGCAGAACGGCTGGGAGGTCAACAACCCGGCCCAGCTCGCGGGCGTGCTCCGTGCGCTCGAGGGCGTGCAGGAGTCGTTCAACGCCCAGGGCGGACGCCAGGTCTCGCTGGCCGACCTCGTCGTCCTCGCCGGTGGCGTGGGTGTCGAGCAGGCCGCCAAGGCAGCCGGTCGCGACATCGAGGTGCCGTTCACGCCGGGTCGTGTCGACGCCAGCCAGGAGCAGACCGACGTGGAGTCGTTCGCGTGGCTCGAGCCGCGCGCCGACGGGTTCCGCAACTACCCGGGCAAGGGCCACCGGCTCGGCGCCGAGTACCAGCTCGTCGACCGCGCCAACCTGCTCACGCTGAGCGCCCCGGAGATGACCGTGCTCGTCGGGGGTCTGCGCGTCCTCGGCACGAACTACGACGGCTCGGCCCACGGTGTCCTCACCGACGCCCCCGGCACGCTGACGAACGACTTCTTCGTCAACCTGCTCGACCTGGGCACGCAGTGGGCCCCGACGTCGGAGGACTCCTCCACGTTCGAGGCGCGCGACGACTCGGGTCAGGTCCGCTGGACCGGCACCCGCGCCGACCTCGTGTTCGGCTCGAACTCCGAGCTGCGCGCCCTCGCCGAGGTCTACGCCAGCGACGACGCGAAGGACCAGTTCGTCGACGAGTTCGTCGCGGCCTGGACCAAGGTCATGGAGCTCGACCGGTTCGACGTCGCCTGA
- a CDS encoding TetR/AcrR family transcriptional regulator, whose protein sequence is MSTTTDGRSTRWDEHRATRRRELVEATLRAIREHGAGVGMDDIAAAAGTSKTVFYRHFTDRSGLYAAVSESVDARILRDLAAAMGDGAPDLASAGGSPRAIIAAAIDSYLALVERDPEVYRFVVNAPLLDSPSGGDPALAVTSHIGDQMSALIGAALTSVGRNPSAAPVWGAGVVGMVRAAADQWLAAPSMTRSELTTHLTDLAWGGLSAAWPDPS, encoded by the coding sequence GTGAGCACCACCACCGACGGGCGCAGCACGCGCTGGGACGAGCACCGCGCCACCCGGCGCAGGGAGCTCGTCGAGGCCACGCTGCGGGCGATCCGCGAGCACGGCGCCGGGGTCGGCATGGACGACATCGCCGCCGCAGCGGGCACGAGCAAGACCGTGTTCTACCGCCACTTCACCGACCGGTCCGGCCTGTATGCAGCAGTGTCGGAGAGCGTGGACGCGCGCATCCTGCGCGACCTCGCCGCCGCCATGGGTGACGGAGCGCCGGACCTCGCATCCGCCGGCGGGTCGCCCCGGGCGATCATCGCCGCGGCGATCGACTCCTACCTCGCGCTGGTCGAGCGGGATCCCGAGGTCTACCGGTTCGTCGTCAACGCTCCCCTGCTGGACAGCCCGTCCGGTGGGGACCCGGCCCTCGCGGTCACGAGCCACATCGGCGACCAGATGTCGGCCCTCATCGGTGCCGCACTGACGTCGGTGGGCCGGAACCCGTCCGCAGCCCCGGTCTGGGGTGCCGGGGTGGTGGGCATGGTCCGCGCCGCCGCCGACCAGTGGCTGGCCGCCCCCTCGATGACCCGATCGGAGCTCACGACCCATCTCACCGACCTGGCCTGGGGCGGTCTGTCCGCCGCGTGGCCGGACCCGTCCTGA
- a CDS encoding NAD(P)-binding oxidoreductase, whose amino-acid sequence MIVAIAGGHGQIALLLEKELTARGHEAIALVRNPDHVADVEKQGARAEVVDLEHTTVEALSAAIAGADAVVFAAGAGPSSGAARKETVDRGAAVLLADAAVAAEVGRYVMVSSMGADSADPDSDDVFQVYLRAKGAADADLRARTELDWTIVRPGRLTDDAPTGRVEVAPSVARGEIPRADVAAVLAELLSTDTGVGQTLELVSGNVPVADAVAALGS is encoded by the coding sequence ATGATCGTTGCCATCGCCGGAGGACACGGACAGATCGCCCTGCTGCTCGAGAAGGAGCTGACCGCGCGCGGCCACGAGGCCATCGCCCTGGTCCGCAATCCCGACCATGTCGCCGACGTCGAGAAGCAGGGCGCCCGCGCCGAGGTCGTCGACCTCGAGCACACGACGGTGGAGGCGCTCTCGGCCGCCATCGCCGGTGCCGACGCGGTCGTCTTCGCCGCGGGCGCAGGCCCGAGCAGCGGCGCTGCCCGCAAGGAGACGGTGGACCGCGGTGCAGCCGTGCTGCTCGCGGACGCCGCCGTCGCGGCGGAGGTCGGTCGCTACGTCATGGTGTCCTCGATGGGCGCCGACTCGGCCGACCCCGACTCCGACGACGTGTTCCAGGTGTACCTGCGGGCCAAGGGTGCGGCCGATGCCGACCTGCGCGCCCGCACGGAGCTCGACTGGACGATCGTGCGCCCGGGACGGCTCACCGACGACGCGCCGACAGGGCGGGTCGAGGTCGCCCCGTCCGTCGCGCGCGGCGAGATCCCCCGTGCCGATGTCGCTGCGGTGCTGGCCGAGCTCCTGTCCACCGACACCGGTGTCGGCCAGACGCTCGAGCTCGTCTCGGGCAACGTCCCGGTCGCCGATGCTGTTGCAGCGCTGGGCTCCTGA
- a CDS encoding MaoC/PaaZ C-terminal domain-containing protein encodes MELRELASAPALGPLFARAAVTQRGRGGDLPGHGLRLAGVEVDRAHLLDYQHLCRFAGGDVLPHTYPHVIGFPLQVALMADRSFPLPLPGLVHLENRITVHRRLTADDRIDLTVHSADLRPHPKGTLVDLVTEVDVAGERVWEGRSTYLRRGHGAAGAPAPVTGPAVPDGPPAGVLRLPEGLGRAYAAVSGDVNPIHLHAVTAKAMGFPRAIAHGMWTAARTLAVVGPVTSGPSTSTVWFRKPVLLPSTVELAVDDSADVLVAGLRSGRETVREHLVLTLES; translated from the coding sequence GTGGAGCTGCGTGAGCTGGCCTCCGCCCCCGCCCTCGGTCCCTTGTTCGCCCGGGCCGCCGTCACCCAGCGCGGACGCGGCGGCGACCTCCCCGGGCACGGCCTGCGGCTGGCCGGGGTCGAGGTCGACCGCGCCCACCTGCTCGACTACCAGCACCTGTGCCGGTTCGCCGGGGGAGACGTGCTGCCGCACACCTATCCGCACGTGATCGGTTTCCCCCTGCAGGTCGCGTTGATGGCCGACCGCTCCTTCCCCCTGCCGCTGCCCGGCCTGGTCCACCTCGAGAACCGCATCACCGTGCACCGCCGCCTCACCGCGGACGACCGCATCGACCTGACGGTCCACTCGGCCGACCTGCGCCCGCACCCCAAGGGGACGCTGGTCGACCTCGTCACCGAGGTCGACGTCGCGGGGGAGCGGGTGTGGGAGGGACGCAGCACCTACCTGCGTCGCGGGCACGGCGCCGCAGGCGCCCCCGCCCCCGTGACCGGTCCTGCGGTGCCCGACGGCCCGCCGGCCGGTGTCCTGCGCCTCCCTGAAGGGCTGGGCCGGGCGTATGCCGCGGTGTCCGGGGACGTGAACCCGATCCACCTCCATGCCGTCACTGCGAAGGCCATGGGCTTCCCGCGTGCCATCGCCCACGGGATGTGGACGGCCGCCCGGACGCTGGCCGTCGTGGGTCCCGTGACCAGCGGTCCTTCGACCTCGACGGTGTGGTTCCGCAAGCCGGTGCTGCTCCCGTCGACGGTCGAGCTCGCCGTCGACGACAGTGCCGACGTCCTGGTGGCCGGGCTGCGGTCCGGGCGCGAGACGGTGCGCGAGCACCTGGTGCTGACCCTGGAGTCCTGA
- a CDS encoding GNAT family N-acetyltransferase — protein MPERDSDVWLQVVSFDHPDVQHLVEEVQAYYVSIYGSPDNSPIVDGEFASPDGAFVLASDRTGPVAMGGWRRRPDLIEKFEVPVAEIKRMYVTPRARRRGISRLVVAHLERSAAAAGVELLVLETGTLQQDAIALYESAGYERTIDFGHYADSELSRCYAKHL, from the coding sequence GTGCCTGAACGGGATTCGGACGTCTGGCTCCAGGTCGTCTCGTTCGACCACCCCGACGTCCAGCACCTCGTCGAAGAGGTGCAGGCCTACTACGTCTCGATCTACGGCAGTCCCGACAACTCCCCCATCGTCGACGGCGAGTTCGCGAGTCCCGATGGCGCCTTCGTCCTTGCGAGCGACCGCACCGGGCCCGTCGCCATGGGTGGGTGGCGACGACGCCCCGACCTGATTGAGAAGTTCGAGGTGCCTGTGGCTGAGATCAAGCGGATGTACGTCACCCCGCGGGCGCGCAGGCGCGGCATCTCGCGTCTCGTCGTCGCCCACCTGGAGCGCAGCGCCGCTGCTGCCGGGGTCGAGCTCCTCGTCCTCGAGACCGGCACGCTCCAGCAGGACGCGATCGCGTTGTACGAGTCGGCCGGGTATGAGCGGACGATCGACTTCGGCCACTATGCCGACTCCGAGCTCTCCCGCTGCTACGCCAAGCACCTCTGA
- a CDS encoding 3-oxoacyl-ACP reductase has protein sequence MAGAYAGFVNSAVGTRLARQLGLPRPVRLRRYAADAPLVEGPVLVAGLADAPVAAHVRRLLAGEDIDVVDAVADGTRIGAVVLDLTAVAEPGDLDLVRVVLAPAVKALRASGRVIIIGADPSSATTVAQSAARRALEGIARSVGKELRAGATANLVLVADGAEANADAAVRFLLSGRSAYVDGQVVRVGAGAPSEPADWARPLDGKVAVVTGAARGIGAAIAEVLARDGAHVVCVDIPAAGESLARTANRIGGTAVQVDVTAADAGQRILDAAARHGGLDIVVHNAGITRDKLLANMDESRWTSVLDVNLGSILRMNEILLGENGIRDGGHVVLVSSIAGIAGNRGQTNYAASKAGVIGLVDALSVTEGLVRRRITVNAVAPGFIETEMTARVPFATREVGRLLNSLSQGGLPVDVAETIAWFSQDANAGVTGNVVRVCGQSLLGA, from the coding sequence ATGGCCGGCGCGTACGCAGGATTCGTCAACAGTGCCGTCGGCACCAGGCTGGCCAGGCAGCTGGGCCTCCCGCGGCCCGTCCGCCTGCGCCGGTATGCCGCGGACGCACCTCTCGTCGAAGGTCCCGTCCTCGTCGCCGGGCTCGCCGACGCACCGGTCGCTGCCCACGTGCGGAGGCTGTTGGCCGGCGAGGACATCGACGTGGTGGACGCGGTGGCGGACGGGACGAGGATCGGTGCGGTCGTGCTCGACCTCACCGCTGTCGCCGAGCCGGGTGACCTGGACCTGGTGCGGGTGGTGCTCGCGCCCGCGGTCAAGGCCCTGCGGGCCTCCGGTCGCGTCATCATCATCGGCGCCGATCCGTCGTCGGCGACCACGGTCGCGCAGTCGGCGGCGCGTCGCGCCCTCGAGGGGATCGCGCGCTCGGTCGGCAAGGAACTGCGTGCCGGAGCCACCGCGAACCTCGTGCTCGTCGCGGACGGCGCGGAGGCCAACGCCGACGCGGCGGTGCGTTTCCTGCTGTCCGGCCGCTCGGCATACGTCGACGGTCAGGTGGTCCGGGTGGGGGCCGGTGCCCCGAGCGAGCCTGCCGACTGGGCCCGCCCGCTGGACGGCAAGGTCGCCGTCGTGACCGGTGCCGCACGCGGCATCGGTGCGGCCATCGCCGAGGTGCTCGCCCGTGACGGGGCCCACGTGGTCTGCGTGGACATCCCGGCCGCGGGGGAGTCCTTGGCCCGCACCGCGAACAGGATCGGGGGCACGGCCGTGCAGGTCGACGTCACGGCAGCCGACGCCGGGCAGCGCATCCTCGACGCCGCCGCTCGACACGGTGGCCTAGACATCGTCGTGCACAACGCGGGGATCACCCGCGACAAGCTGCTGGCCAACATGGACGAGTCGCGCTGGACGTCCGTCCTGGACGTGAACCTCGGGTCGATCCTGCGGATGAACGAGATCCTGTTGGGGGAGAACGGCATCCGCGACGGTGGTCACGTCGTGCTGGTCTCCTCCATCGCCGGGATCGCCGGCAACCGTGGCCAGACCAACTACGCCGCCTCGAAGGCTGGGGTCATCGGGCTCGTCGACGCCCTGTCCGTGACCGAGGGCCTCGTCCGTCGCCGGATCACCGTGAACGCCGTGGCACCGGGGTTCATCGAGACCGAGATGACGGCACGGGTTCCGTTCGCCACTCGAGAGGTCGGCAGGTTGCTCAACTCGCTGAGCCAGGGTGGGCTGCCCGTGGACGTCGCCGAGACCATCGCGTGGTTCAGCCAGGACGCGAACGCCGGGGTCACCGGCAACGTCGTGCGCGTCTGCGGCCAGAGCCTGCTGGGGGCCTGA
- a CDS encoding FUSC family protein, protein MESSPRAEPSSPWTAARATASGWWRAAVQAVRVAGPQRDAALLMAKAALATVIAWQFAVRVLQSPAPFYAPMAALLVVDKTMVRSLGASAQRVVGVVVGMSAAWLVGTTLGVHWWSMLPVIYLALLIARWRRLGDHGIQVPTMVLLSLLTVGGTDVEFTYLTIVETVAGGVIGVATNAIVLAPLHVQQPREQIRSLTVRVCILLNDIAAGLREGWDTEMARAWYDDSTEIIELAPTIQEEIETGRESMRFNPRDNLRGLEVDWVGYAKTVEAIGRAQWQLSGIARTLVDAADEDESQPTPTKHFLECYAEALDKIAGGISHFGLAGDDEVSAVTDYLGSAGDILDQLGREVRETDLEDPRAWPAYGSLLLDAQRLIRELEMASRQAVMPTDSGPIRKPGRRVIGR, encoded by the coding sequence ATGGAGTCTTCACCGCGGGCCGAGCCCTCGAGCCCCTGGACCGCCGCTCGGGCGACGGCCTCCGGGTGGTGGCGGGCAGCCGTGCAGGCGGTTCGCGTCGCCGGCCCCCAGCGTGACGCCGCCCTGCTCATGGCGAAGGCCGCCCTGGCGACGGTGATCGCGTGGCAGTTCGCCGTGCGGGTCCTGCAGAGCCCGGCACCGTTCTACGCCCCGATGGCTGCCCTGCTCGTCGTCGACAAGACGATGGTCCGATCCTTGGGCGCCAGTGCCCAGAGGGTCGTCGGCGTCGTCGTCGGCATGAGTGCTGCCTGGCTGGTCGGCACCACGCTGGGCGTGCACTGGTGGAGCATGCTGCCGGTCATCTACCTCGCCCTGCTCATCGCCCGCTGGCGACGCCTCGGCGACCACGGCATCCAGGTGCCCACCATGGTGCTGCTGTCCCTGCTCACCGTCGGTGGCACCGACGTGGAGTTCACGTACCTCACCATCGTCGAGACGGTGGCCGGAGGCGTGATCGGTGTCGCGACGAATGCCATCGTCCTGGCGCCGCTGCACGTGCAGCAGCCGCGGGAGCAGATCCGGTCGCTGACGGTCCGGGTGTGCATCCTGCTCAACGACATCGCGGCTGGGCTCCGCGAGGGCTGGGACACCGAGATGGCGCGGGCCTGGTACGACGACAGCACGGAGATCATCGAGCTCGCTCCGACCATCCAGGAGGAGATCGAGACCGGGCGCGAGAGCATGCGGTTCAACCCCCGGGACAACCTGCGCGGGTTGGAGGTCGACTGGGTGGGCTACGCCAAGACCGTCGAAGCCATCGGACGCGCGCAGTGGCAGCTGTCGGGCATCGCCCGCACCCTGGTCGATGCCGCTGACGAGGACGAGAGCCAGCCGACCCCCACCAAGCACTTCCTCGAGTGCTACGCCGAGGCCCTGGACAAGATCGCCGGCGGTATCAGCCACTTCGGGCTGGCGGGGGACGACGAGGTCAGCGCCGTCACCGACTACCTCGGCTCGGCCGGCGACATCCTCGACCAGCTGGGCCGCGAGGTCCGCGAGACCGATCTCGAGGACCCGCGGGCCTGGCCCGCCTATGGCTCCCTCCTGCTGGACGCGCAGCGCCTCATCCGCGAGCTGGAGATGGCCAGCCGGCAGGCGGTCATGCCCACCGACAGCGGCCCGATCCGCAAACCCGGTCGCCGCGTCATCGGCCGCTGA